A window from Mytilus galloprovincialis chromosome 8, xbMytGall1.hap1.1, whole genome shotgun sequence encodes these proteins:
- the LOC143041883 gene encoding uncharacterized protein LOC143041883, whose product MASGEQHLHLSVRENDKEKLGELLGAGVDINCLFYGWTPLQVAIQEGNEDIGVFLIEKGCDYNFHDRHSVTPFEDAVNRNLSKIVGALISKGVKPDEPLSTGNLAICVAAEKSYKELLQTLINGGAAVNSVNNEGATPLYIASKEGHNGLIQTLLNARANVNMPCEKGEQHTPLIAATAAEQFDVVKLLLKNNCDINAPDKDGWTPLWHAYGNNDEDSMKLLLKSGADKNIRNADGVTIMDEARDADDDSMIELLQSFSQAWT is encoded by the exons atgGCAAGTGGAGAACAACATTTACATCTTTCTGTTAGagaaaatgacaaagaaaaactTGGAGAGCTTTTGGGAGCTGGAGTTGATATCAATTGTTTATTTTACGGATGGACACCATTACAAGTAGCAATTCAGGAAg GTAATGAAGATATTGGAGTGTTTTTAATAGAGAAAGGATGTGATTATAATTTCCATGACAGACACAGTGTTACACCATTTGAAGATGCTGTCAACAGAAATTTATCAAAg ATTGTAGGAGCATTGATATCAAAGGGAGTTAAGCCAGATGAGCCCTTATCAACTGGTAATTTGGCAATTTGTGTAGCAGCTGAGAAGTCATACAAAGAACTTCTGCAAACTCTCATAAATG GAGGTGCTGCTGTAAATTCAGTGAACAATGAAGGAGCAACACCACTGTACATAGCCTCTAAAGAAGGACACAATGGATTAATACAAACATTATTGAATGCTCGAGCTAATGTCAACATGCCATGTGAGAAAGGGGAACAGCATACACCATTAATAGCTGCTACTGCTGCAGAACAGTTTGATGTTGTTAAATTACTGTTAAAG AACAACTGTGACATTAATGCTCCAGATAAGGATGGTTGGACGCCATTATGGCATGCCTATGGGAACAATGATGAAGATAGTATGAAATTGTTACTGAAATCAGGGGCAGATAAGAACATAAGAAATGCTGATGGAGTAACAATAATGGACGAAGCTAGAGATGCAGACGATGACAGCATGATTGAATTATTACAAAGTTTTTCACAGGCATGGACATGA